The Humulus lupulus chromosome 4, drHumLupu1.1, whole genome shotgun sequence genome has a window encoding:
- the LOC133829882 gene encoding uncharacterized protein LOC133829882: protein MMDQSRTNKQFHYNSIEPGSEAYQSSSQTFMPDTHSSIRGSMRAPNQNTEVKPGLNYSLQTGEEFALEFIRDRVNQWKPLLPNTVGDPNYASGYMELKGMLGISHTGSETGSDISMLAATEKGPAQYERKNSSAHEDRSIYASAQSGPRMSSGYESSRGVSHGYTSSGASDSSSLKMKILCSFGGKVLPRPSDGKLRYVGGETRIVRIRKDISWQELTQKIFSIYNQTNVIKYQLPGEDLDALVSVSCDEDLQNMMEECSELGTREGSQKLRIFLFSMNDLEDAQFGINSMDGDSEVQYVVAVNGMDLGSRKNSNMHGFASTSANNLGVLDRQIVEKEKNMAAVGPAGVSNVGLTDNFVSSSLIQSSEPIIPSSSNAYENNPHFYHGEMMHHGESVNNPLHNGQITSSYAPFVEVSGSMPFYEMRDLQGYSTGQFFGGSGVDNLEAPANHTKVKSDSSAQQPSNPEMVSPLGRDYVAPSQPYDNNSAGYIPKEDVSYTAALLEEGQHPLSSKNVGRCQEPNKISSLIDSGNPPQAPKFSEDDHHSTSGGAAFAHGYVRSDSSVSDQSHQTYHEPPALPQRVFYSEKIPREQLGLLNRLSKSDDSYGSQFVMPHPHSDTTQQHSITNDSENSQKDGKLPPQAENSSTSKPLPLDTHTVDDGLTQLQQYKEFADSVCQMNAELLQNVDCELKQALPNNAEDVKEGNIVKSDQEAVSFRNDQKKLVTDETPQATSEYPDGNQTPSVEQHVDPARNHPEHDFHVPTENVPSSTGVSTSMQGDILIDIEDRFPRDLLSDIFSKAILAKDSPDVDLLHNDGPGVSLNMENHEPKHWSYFQKLAQEGFDQKDFSLIDQDLHFSSALRKDEGDPPMNLPAEGISPHRVVPQPKFGEINHNELSGPTEGDSSLHPNYEHSQAKDTESMQFGRMMENLRVQESGYEDGNFLSRTAGLPPLDPSLGEFDISTLQAIKDEDLEELRELGSGTFGTVYHGKWRGTDVAIKRIKKSCFTGRSSEQERLTIEFWREADILSKLHHPNVVAFYGVVQDGPGATLATVTEFMVDGSLRHVLLRKDRYLDRRKRLIIAMDAAFGMEYLHSKNIVHFDLKCDNLLVNLKDPLRPICKVGDFGLSKIKRNTLVSGGVRGTLPWMAPELLNGSSNKVSEKVDVFSFGIVLWEILTGEEPYANMHYGAIIGGIVNNTLRPTIPSYCDAEWRTLMEECWAPNPMVRPSFTEIASRLREMSAAAASQAKAQAQKPPK from the exons ATGATGGATCAATCAAGAACAAATAAGCAGTTTCACTACAATTCCATTGAACCTGGAAGTGAGGCATATCAGTCCTCATCTCAAACATTTATGCCTGACACTCATAGCAGTATACGTGGTAGTATGAGAGCCCCAAATCAAAATACAGAAGTTAAACCTGGGCTTAATTATTCCTTACAGACAGGTGAGGAATTTGCTCTTGAATTTATTCGTGATCGAGTGAATCAATGGAAGCCTTTGCTTCCAAATACTGTTGGGGATCCCAATTATGCATCAGGTTATATGGAACTAAAAGGCATGTTAGGTATCAGCCATACAGGGTCTGAAACTGGGTCAGATATTTCGATGCTTGCTGCAACTGAAAAAGGCCCTGCACAGTATGAACGAAAAAATTCTTCAGCACATGAAGACAGGAGTATTTATGCGTCAGCCCAATCAGGACCACGGATGTCATCAGGCTATGAGAGTAGCCGAGGAGTTAGTCATGGCTACACTTCTTCTGGAGCCTCCGATAGCTCTTCTTTGAAGATGAAGATTCTTTGTAGCTTTGGTGGTAAAGTTCTACCTCGGCCTAGTGATGGGAAGCTCAGGTATGTTGGAGGGGAAACACGCATTGTCCGTATCAGAAAAGACATTTCTTGGCAGGAACTAACTCAGAAGATCTTTTCAATTTATAACCAAACTAATGTCATTAAGTATCAGCTTCCTGGGGAGGATCTCGATGCACTAGTTTCTGTGTCTTGTGATGAGGATCTGCAGAATATGATGGAAGAATGCAGTGAATTAGGAACTAGAGAAGGCTCACAAAAACTTAGAATATTTTTATTCTCTATGAATGACTTGGAAGATGCTCAGTTTGGTATCAACAGCATGGATGGTGATTCTGAGGTGCAGTATGTAGTTGCTGTCAATGGCATGGATCTGGGTTCAAGAAAAAACTCAAACATGCATGGATTTGCAAGCACATCAGCAAACAATTTAGGTGTGTTAGATAGACAAATTGTTGAGAAAGAGAAGAACATGGCAGCGGTAGGCCCAGCCGGTGTGAGCAATGTTGGTTTGACTGACAATTTTGTTTCGTCATCGCTAATCCAATCTTCAGAACCAATCATACCTAGTTCCTCAAATGCTTATGAAAATAACCCTCATTTTTATCATGGCGAGATGATGCATCATGGAGAGAGTGTGAACAATCCATTGCACAATGGCCAAATCACTTCTAGTTACGCCCCTTTTGTAGAAGTCTCTGGTTCGATGCCTTTTTATGAGATGAGAGATCTACAAGGATATTCAACAGGACAGTTTTTCGGTGGCTCCGGAGTAGACAATTTGGAGGCACCAGCAAATCATACGAAAGTAAAATCTGATAGTTCAGCGCAGCAACCCAGTAACCCTGAAATGGTCTCTCCCTTGGGAAGAGACTATGTTGCTCCTTCACAGCCATATGATAATAATTCAGCGGGTTATATTCCCAAGGAAGATGTATCATATACAGCCGCTTTACTGGAAGAAGGTCAACATCCATTGTCTTCAAAAAATGTTGGAAGGTGCCAGGAGCCTAACAAGATTTCTTCTTTAATTGATTCTGGAAATCCACCTCAGGCTCCTAAATTCAGTGAGGATGATCATCATTCTACATCTGGTGGTGCTGCATTTGCTCATGGTTATGTTAGGTCTGACTCCAGTGTAAGTGACCAGAGTCACCAGACCTACCATGAACCTCCAGCACTTCCTCAGAGAGTTTTTTATTCAGAGAAAATACCAAGGGAGCAGTTGGGGTTGCTGAATAGATTATCAAAGTCGGACGACTCGTATGGTTCCCAATTTGTGATGCCTCATCCACATTCTGATACCACCCAGCAGCATTCAATTACAAATGATTCTGAAAATTCGCAGAAAGATGGAAAGCTGCCCCCTCAGGCTGAAAACTCCTCTACATCAAAACCTTTACCATTGGATACTCATACTGTTGATGATGGACTTACCCAACTTCAACAGTATAAAGAGTTTGCTGATTCAGTTTGTCAAATGAATGCAGAGCTTTTGCAAAATGTGGACTGTGAGTTAAAGCAGGCATTACCAAACAACGCAGAAGATGTTAAAGAGGGCAACATTGTCAAGTCTGACCAAGAAGCAGTTTCCTTTAGAAATGACCAGAAGAAGCTTGTAACAGATGAAACCCCACAAGCAACATCTGAATATCCAGATGGAAACCAGACACCATCTGTGGAGCAACATGTTGATCCAGCACGCAATCATCCAGAGCACGACTTTCATGTCCCCACCGAAAATGTTCCATCTTCAACTGGAGTTTCTACATCGATGCAGGGAGATATCCTTATTGATATTGAAGACCGATTTCCTCGTGATTTGCTTTCTGACATTTTCTCCAAAGCAATACTGGCTAAAGATTCACCTGATGTTGATTTGCTGCACAATGATGGGCCTGGTGTAAGTTTGAACATGGAAAATCATGAACCAAAGCACTGGTCATATTTTCAAAAGTTGGCACAAGAAGGGTTTGATCAGAAAGACTTTTCTCTTATTGACCAGGATCTTCATTTTTCATCTGCTCTAAGAAAAGATGAAGGAGATCCTCCTATGAATTTACCTGCTGAAGGAATTTCACCGCACCGTGTTGTTCCACAGCCAAAATTTGGTGAAATCAATCATAATGAATTATCTGGACCAACTGAAGGTGATTCAAGTCTGCATCCAAATTATGAACATTCCCAAGCAAAGGACACTGAAAGCATGCAGTTTGGTCGTATGATGGAAAACCTAAGAGTTCAGGAGTCAGGATATGAG GATGGAAATTTTCTTTCCAGGACGGCTGGTCTACCTCCTCTAGATCCTTCTCTGGGGGAGTTTGATATTAGTACACTGCAG GCCATAAAGGATGAAGATCTTGAAGAGCTTAGGGAATTGGGTTCAGGTACCTTTGGGACTGTTTATCATGGAAAATGGAGGGGAACAGATGTTGCGATTAAGAGAATAAAGAAGAGTTGCTTTACTGGAAGATCATCAGAGCAAGAGAGATTG ACTATCGAGTTCTGGCGGGAAGCCGATATTCTTTCAAAGCTTCACCATCCAAATGTCGTAGCATTTTATGGTGTAGTGCAAGATGGACCAGGGGCCACGTTAGCTACTGTAACTGAGTTCATGGTTGATGGTTCTCTAAGGCATGTTTTACTTCGCAAAGATAG GTATCTTGATCGTCGCAAGCGTCTAATAATCGCTATGGATGCAGCATTTGGAATGGAATATTTGCACTCGAAAAATATTGTCCATTTTGATTTGAAGTGTGACAACTTGCTTGTGAACTTGAAAGATCCTTTAAGGCCAATTTGCAAG GTTGGTGATTTTGGGCTTTCAAAAATCAAACGAAATACACTGGTTTCTGGTGGTGTTCGTGGAACATTACCATGGATGGCACCAGAGTTGCTAAATGGCAGCAGCAACAAGGTCTCTGAGAAG GTCGACGTCTTCTCCTTTGGTATTGTTCTATGGGAGATTCTCACTGGTGAGGAGCCATATGCCAACATGCATTATGGTGCAATTATAG GAGGTATCGTGAATAATACATTGAGGCCAACAATTCCAAGTTACTGTGATGCGGAATGGAGAACGCTGATGGAGGAGTGCTGGGCTCCTAATCCTATGGTCAGGCCATCCTTTACAGAAATCGCAAGTCGCTTACGTGAAATGTCTGCTGCTGCAGCTAGCCAAGCCAAAGCACAGGCTCAGAAGCCACCTAAATAA
- the LOC133829884 gene encoding GRAS family protein RAD1-like, with translation MEALNIEYSSLNHDLAIRRFCPARFEEERGEWEEILNEIEMCSPTETTGTTPLLEAWEIDEFVDSFINMEHYDDKESPGDDQGGLEMFSIANDGVCDMEISGSPGEDDVVSRGLVMPSVEEASHGVDQGLHLVHMLLACAEAVGCRDTQLADSMLNQIWASVTPFGDSLQRVSYCFATGLKSRLSFLHNNVNTNGTFMNGAAASMEVSLVSMEEKMEAFQLLYQTTPFIAFGCMVANEAICQAATGKDYLHIIDLGMEHTLQWPSLIRTLASRPEGSPKQLRITGLIDDDQSLVAELETSMNALVEEASSLGVPLKFSLISEPVTPSLFNKEKLNLREEETLFFNGFMHLHKYVKESRGSLKAILQALKKLSPALFTVVEQDANHNGPFFLGRFLESLHYYSAIFDSLEASLPRNSQQRMKIERHHFAEEIRNIVAFEGSSRIERHERVDQWRRQLGRAGFQVLGLKCLSQARMMLSVYGCDGYTLASEKGCLLLGWKGRPILLASAWQVNNVPSS, from the coding sequence ATGGAAGCGTTGAACATTGAGTACAGCTCTCTCAATCATGATCTAGCCATTAGAAGGTTTTGTCCAGCTAGATTTGAGGAAGAGCGAGGAGAGTGGGAGGAGATATTGAATGAGATTGAGATGTGTTCACCTACAGAAACCACTGGCACTACTCCTCTTTTGGAAGCTTGGGAGATCGATGAGTTCGTCGACAGCTTCATTAACATGGAGCATTATGATGACAAAGAGTCACCAGGAGATGATCAAGGTGGGTTGGAAATGTTTTCCATTGCCAATGATGGTGTTTGTGACATGGAGATCAGTGGCTCTCCAGGTGAGGATGATGTTGTTAGCCGTGGTTTGGTAATGCCTAGTGTTGAAGAGGCTAGCCATGGTGTGGACCAGGGGCTTCACTTGGTTCACATGTTGTTGGCTTGTGCTGAAGCTGTTGGCTGCAGAGACACCCAACTCGCAGACTCAATGCTGAACCAAATCTGGGCTTCTGTTACTCCTTTTGGTGACTCTTTACAAAGGGTGTCTTATTGTTTTGCCACTGGACTGAAATCCAGGCTTTCATTTCTTCATAATAATGTCAATACAAATGGTACATTTATGAATGGTGCTGCTGCTTCTATGGAGGTTTCTTTGGTAAGTATGGAGGAGAAAATGGAAGCTTTTCAATTACTTTACCAGACTACTCCTTTCATTGCCTTTGGTTGTATGGTTGCAAATGAAGCCATATGTCAAGCTGCAACAGGCAAGGATTATCTTCATATCATTGACTTAGGAATGGAACATACTCTTCAATGGCCATCTTTGATTAGAACTCTTGCATCTAGGCCAGAGGGTTCTCCAAAACAGCTTCGAATCACGGGGCTAATTGATGATGATCAAAGCCTTGTTGCCGAGCTGGAAACCAGCATGAATGCTCTTGTGGAAGAAGCTAGCTCACTTGGTGTACCATTAAAGTTCAGCCTTATATCTGAGCCAGTAACACCATCACTTTTCAATAAAGAAAAGCTGAACTTGAGAGAAGAAGAAACACTATTTTTCAATGGCTTCATGCACTTGCACAAGTATGTTAAAGAGAGTAGAGGGTCTCTAAAGGCAATCCTTCAAGCATTAAAGAAACTATCTCCAGCTCTGTTCACAGTTGTAGAGCAAGATGCAAACCATAATGGGCCATTTTTCCTTGGCAGATTCTTGGAGTCCCTTCATTACTATTCCGCTATTTTCGACTCCCTTGAGGCCAGTCTTCCAAGAAATAGCCAACAGAGGATGAAGATTGAGAGGCATCACTTTGCAGAGGAGATTAGGAACATTGTGGCTTTTGAAGGCTCAAGTAGGATTGAGAGGCATGAAAGAGTGGATCAATGGAGGAGACAACTAGGCCGAGCAGGGTTCCAAGTGTTGGGTTTGAAGTGTCTGAGTCAAGCTAGGATGATGCTGTCTGTGTATGGCTGTGATGGCTACACTTTGGCAAGTGAGAAGGGTTGTTTGCTGCTTGGATGGAAAGGGAGGCCTATATTGCTGGCATCTGCTTGGCAAGTAAACAATGTTCCTTCTTCCTAG